The following coding sequences lie in one Ostrea edulis chromosome 8, xbOstEdul1.1, whole genome shotgun sequence genomic window:
- the LOC125662938 gene encoding uncharacterized protein K02A2.6-like, whose amino-acid sequence MAKALQLPAISPFDVNGDQTSVSQRWDKWKKTFEFYLTASGITDKAQKRALFLHSAGSEVQEIFDTLGDTGDDLEGAKTKLDEYFQPKRNIAFERHLFRNAAQGETEKIDSFVTRLRKLAVTCEFEKPDDNIRDQIVEKCKSSKLRKRLLKEKELTLKNAMDIARAGEIVDEQADKFKGSETFSNSDVNTVRPSVNHPKRYGSEKSSQRDATCFRCGRKGHIARNCTITKDKNCNKCGKKEHFAKVCKTKSDTPRTKPGRDRSTKHVHLVQSESSEDESAFAVHDKYTNGMIDMNTVQMLIDSGATCNIVNSDIWSVIRANNENMSLSRNTKILFSYGSKESLQILGTFQTVAKYGLRETSAEFAVVKGDYISLLGKDTAVELGVLRIGVEGSDLCSVISEIDKIVASRNTVFDGVGKLKNFQLRIHVDKTVTPVAQPLRRLPFNVRKSVNKKLEELEKMDIIEKVNNPTAWVSPLVVVPKKNEEIRICVDMRRANTAVQRERYPIPTVDEMLEDMNGSKVFSKLDLRWGYHQIELDEESREITTFVTHEGLYRYKRLMFGISSASEIYQRVIGQVIQGIEGVRNLSDDIIVYGTDEVDHNRKLTKVLDRLAEKGLTLNREKCKFGLSKIVFLGHVISSEGIWPDQEKVQAVSETRTPTNSSEIRSFLGLANYCGRFIPNFSTIAAPLRELTRKSTHWRWTQKHQDAFDMLKKALVSAEALAYYNPKAETRIIVDASPVGLGAILAQKQPDGFFKPIAYSSRSLTDVEQRYSQTEREALGSKPPARIERWILRLQPYKYKIVYIPGPKNAADALSRLSRNRVGRIRHIAEEYVYFIAENAVPKALTIQEVRQKTSEDPELAEIMRKIKTEDGRLSPKFRTVEAELSVVDGIVLRGSRIILPKCLRRQTVSLAHEGHQGIVRTKQRLREKVWWPGIDIEAERFVRACHQCQLLINSNRPEPVRTTVLPDGPWQDLAIDLMGPFPSGEYLLVVIDYFSRFQEVAIMKKITSERIIFQLESMFARHGLPYSMRSDNGPQFVSEEFKGYLDLNGIKHIRTTPYWPQGNGEVERQNRTLLKAIKAANAERKDWRRELPKFLLAYRTTPHSTTGKSPAELLYNRKIHTKLPEMSKRIDHQELRETDARQKLKFKRRADERRGAVESKVEIGDTVVQRQPKRDKLSTEFAPEKFVVREKCRNAVTLEDENGSSVKRNCTAVKKFISNRENETESRDQEISAEESGDESDKDRSVTDTGRPSREHKPPAYLRDYVTT is encoded by the exons atGGCAAAGGCATTGCAGTTACCTGCAATAAGTCCGTTTGATGTAAATGGTGACCAAACCAGTGTCTCACAAAGGTGGGATAAATGGAAGAAAACTTTTGAATTCTACCTAACAGCGTCCGGCATTACAGATAAAGCGCAAAAAAGGGCTCTGTTTCTGCATTCAGCGGGAAGTGAAGTTCAGGAAATATTCGATACCCTCGGTGACACGGGAGACGACTTGGAGGGCGCTAAAACGAAATTGGATGAGTATTTTCAACCAAAACGGAACATAGCGTTCGAGCGCCATTTGTTCAGAAATGCGGCACAAGGTGAAACAGAGAAAATCGACAGTTTTGTGACTAGGCTGCGCAAGTTGGCCGTAACCTGCGAGTTTGAAAAGCCAGATGACAATATTCGCGACCAAATCGTTGAAAAGTGCAAATCGTCAAAATTAAGGAAAAGGCTCCTAAAGGAAAAGGAACTAACTTTGAAAAACGCGATGGATATAGCCCGAGCTGGCGAAATTGTAGACGAGCAAGCAGACAAATTTAAGGGCAGTGAAACGTTTTCAAACTCTGATGTTAATACTGTCAGACCGTCGGTGAATCACCCAAAAAGGTACGGGAGTGAGAAAAGTTCACAGAGGGATGCCACGTGTTTCCGTTGCGGGCGCAAGGGCCACATTGCAAGGAATTGTACAATTACTAAGGACAAAAATTGTAATAAGTGCGGAAAAAAGGAACATTTCGCAAAAGTGTGTAAAACGAAATCGGATACCCCGCGCACAAAACCAGGTAGGGACCGCAGtacaaaacatgttcatttaGTACAGAGCGAATCTTCGGAGGACGAGTCCGCGTTTGCCGTGCACGACAAGTATACAAATGGCATGATAGACATGAATACAGTGCAAATGCTAATCGACTCTGGCGCTACCTGCAACATCGTAAACTCCGATATATGGAGCGTCATCCGCGCTAACAACGAGAACATGTCCCTATCGAGAAATaccaaaatattgttttcttacGGAtcaaaggaatcactacaaatACTAGGAACTTTTCAGACAGTTGCAAAGTATGGGTTACGTGAAACATCTGCAGAATTTGCTGTCGTTAAAGGTGATTATATTTCCTTACTAGGGAAGGATACAGCAGTCGAGCTAGGAGTTCTACGTATTGGAGTCGAGGGGTCAGACCTTTGTTCTGTTATAAGCGAAATAGATAAGATCGTTGCCTCAAGGAATACTGTTTTCGATGGAGTAGGGAAGCTTAAAAATTTTCAGCTTAGAATTCATGTCGACAAAACCGTGACTCCAGTAGCACAACCGCTACGACGCTTACCATTTAATGTAAGAAAAAGCGTGAACAAGAAGCTCGAGGAGCTGGAGAAGATGGACATAATTGAGAAGGTAAACAACCCCACGGCTTGGGTATCACCACTTGTTGTTGTGCCAAAGAAAAACGAGGAAATTCGAATTTGTGTCGATATGAGACGGGCCAATACTGCAGTTCAACGTGAACGATACCCGATCCCGACGGTGGACGAAATGCTGGAAGACATGAATGGCAGCAAGGTGTTCTCCAAGCTTGATTTACGTTGGGGATACCACCAGATAGAGCTGGACGAGGAATCAAGGGAGATAACTACGTTTGTGACACACGAGGGCCTCTATCGCTATAAGCGCCTCATGTTTGGAATTTCCTCAGCATCCGAAATCTACCAAAGGGTGATAGGGCAAGTCATTCAAGGAATTGAAGGAGTCCGAAATTTGTCTGATGACATAATTGTTTACGGAACAGACGAGGTGGACCATAACAGGAAGCTTACAAAAGTGCTTGACAGATTGGCAGAGAAGGGACTGACTCTAAATAGAGAAAAGTGCAAATTCGGTCTGTCGAAAATTGTATTCCTCGGACACGTGATTTCGTCAGAAGGAATCTGGCCTGACCAAGAAAAGGTCCAAGCAGTATCAGAGACCAGGACGCCGACGAATAGTTCTGAAATAAGGAGTTTTCTTGGACTAGCTAATTACTGCGGCCGTTTCATACCGAATTTTTCGACGATTGCAGCCCCACTACGCGAGCTAACAAGGAAGAGCACGCACTGGAGGTGGACGCAAAAACACCAGGATGCGTTTGACATGCTTAAAAAAGCCCTTGTAAGTGCTGAAGCACTAGCATACTACAACCCAAAAGCCGAGACGAGGATAATAGTGGATGCAAGTCCCGTAGGACTGGGAGCCATACTAGCACAGAAACAACCAGACGGATTCTTTAAACCAATTGCATATTCAAGTCGATCTCTAACCGATGTAGAGCAGAGATACTCACAGACTGAGCGCGAAGCGCTGGGT TCAAAACCACCAGCCAGGATCGAGCGATGGATTTTGCGACTACAGCCTTATAAGTATAAGATCGTCTACATACCTGGACCAAAGAATGCTGCTGATGCTCTATCGAGATTGAGTCGAAATCGGGTTGGCCGAATACGCCACATTGCAGAGGAGTACGTGTATTTCATCGCAGAAAATGCTGTACCAAAAGCACTGACCATCCAAGAAGTTCGTCAGAAAACATCGGAGGACCCAGAACTCGCGGAGATTATGAGGAAGATCAAGACGGAGGACGGCCGTCTGAGTCCAAAATTTCGTACCGTGGAGGCGGAGCTTTCAGTCGTTGACGGAATAGTATTACGTGGATCGCGCATCATATTGCCCAAGTGCCTCAGGAGGCAAACAGTATCCCTGGCCCACGAAGGACACCAGGGTATTGTCCGGACGAAACAGAGATTAAGAGAGAAGGTATGGTGGCCAGGTATCGATATAGAAGCCGAGCGATTTGTCAGAGCGTGTCATCAATGTCAACTTTTAATAAACAGCAATAGACCCGAACCAGTTCGAACAACTGTTTTACCTGACGGGCCATGGCAGGATCTGGCTATAGACCTTATGGGACCGTTTCCCTCTGGGGAATACCTATTAGTCGTTATAGACTATTTCTCCCGATTCCAGGAAGTAGCCATAATGAAGAAGATAACTAGCGAGAGGATCATCTTCCAACTTGAAAGTATGTTCGCAAGGCACGGCTTACCTTACAGCATGCGGAGTGATAATGGACCACAGTTTGTGTCGGAGGAGTTTAAGGGATACCTGGATTTAAATGGTATCAAACACATTCGGACCACACCATACTGGCCGCAAGGGAATGGGGAAGTAGAAAGGCAAAACCGAACATTACTAAAAGCTATAAAGGCGGCAAACGCGGAACGTAAAGATTGGAGACGAGAATTACCAAAGTTCTTACTTGCGTATCGCACGACCCCGCATTCTACAACTGGAAAAAGCCCTGCAGAGTTGTTGTATAACCGGAAAATCCATACCAAGTTACCAGAGATGAGTAAAAGGATCGATCACCAAGAGTTACGAGAAACAGATGCGAGAcagaaattaaaattcaaaagaaGGGCGGACGAGAGGCGTGGCGCCGTAGAGTCCAAAGTTGAAATTGGCGACACAGTTGTACAACGTCAGCCTAAGCGCGATAAGCTGTCAACCGAGTTCGCGCCTGAAAAGTTTGTCGTGAGGGAGAAATGCAGGAATGCAGTGACACTCGAAGATGAAAATGGATCATCAGTAAAGCGAAACTGCACAGCTGTAAAGAAATTCATATCGAACCGCGAAAATGAAACAGAATCGCGTGACCAGGAAATTAGCGCAGAAGAATCCGGAGATGAATCTGATAAAGACCGTTCTGTCACAGATACCGGAAGACCATCCCGGGAACACAAGCCACCTGCGTATCTAAGAGACTATGTGACCACTTGA